The following is a genomic window from Bacteroidota bacterium.
ATTCACGGGTTTTCCCCACGATTGCGTGCTTTCGTTCCATTCGCTTTTGAAAATATCATAGCCGCCCATGGAGTTGTGACCTTTCGAACAGAAGTAAAGAATTTTTCCATTGGGATGAAGGAAAGGAAAATCTTCATCGTACTTTGTGTTAATGGCATCGTTCAGGCGGGTGGGCTTGGATAAATCTCCGCTGGCGGTGCGCGTTACGAAATAAATATCTTTTCCGTTTTTTCCATCTTCACCGTAACTTGAATAATAAATTTCTTTCCTGTCGGGCGCGAGGTACATCACGCCTTCTTCTTTTTTCTTTTTATCAGCCGATGACTTCAAATCATCGGGCTTCACAATTATTTTTGCGTTGAACTCCGAAAGATTATACGAGCGGAAAAAATCCGCTTCGGGAACTTCTTTTTTCTCCAGCACGGTGAGGTCGGTAACATTCTTCAGAAGATTTTTTCCGCTGCCGCACATTTCAATCTGCCGCTCCACATCGTAATGCTCTGCTTTTTTTGAAGATGCATTGCTTTTATACTTGTTGTAAAACCGGATTGCTTCGTCAAAACGGTAATTGAGATGGTATGCCTTGCCGAGATAGAAAAAAACTTCCTTGTCAACGTTTTGGTTTTGTCTTTTCGCAGCATATTCGAGATAGGGAATTGCTTTTTCCTTATCGCCTGCGGAGTAAAGCAAACACGTTCCGAATTTATAATTGTACTGCGCATCCTTCGGATATAAACTCAGTAGTTGGGAAAAAAGCGGATACGCTTTCACGAAATCTTCTTCCTCAAAAAGTTTGTTCGCCTGCTTTTTTAAATCCTCCTCCGAAGAAAAAACATTTTGGGAGAAGGCGGCAGAATGAAGAAGCAAGAATGAAGAATTCAGAATTAAAAATAAAATATGCCTCATGCTTCTCAACATATCACTATGAAGATGCTAAATATACTGGAATTACACAACAAAAAACAATCCGCAAAATTAGTTTTTTACAATCATTTTGTTGAAAAGAGATTTATATGAAGGAAAAATGAAAAATATATCATCGCTGCTGTCTATGCATAATTTCATTTTCATCCTTAAAAACATTTTTATACATTTGCAAAAAAATAAAACCATGAGAACAAATCATTTTCTTTTCCTTCTTCTTGCCTGCGCGCAACTTTTCTTTTTCACCTCCTGCGAAAAAGACCCCATTCCCTGCTTCACCATGAGCGCAACCACTATCAAGGTGGGCGAAACCCTGGTTGTAAGCGATTGTTCCCAGCGGGCAAAACATCAGTGGTTCGATAAAGCCACACCGTTTAATTATACCTGGGATTTTGGAGACGGCACCACTGCAAGCGGATTGCAGGCAGGTCATACTTATTCCGCTCCGGGAGTATTTACTGTAATGCTTACGGTGGAAGATAAAGACAAAGATAAATCCGCCACCACTTCGCAAAGCATTACCGTTACGCGCCCTTCCGATATATCGCGCAGCGGAAAATTTATTGCCTTTACTTCCGACAAAGCTGGGGGTGGGATATATGATATTTGGCTTGCTCAAGTAAATTCAGATGGCTCTCTTGCAACATCGGGGTTAATGTATCCACAGAATCCATATAACCTCACTACTCCTTATATTGTCAATTCAATAAATAAGCAGTCCAACTGGTCGGCTGACGGAAAAATGCTTTTGTTTTCTTCTGCAAAAAATTTGTCGGGCAGCGATGAAAATATTTATGCTTTCTTTTTCAACAGCGATGGTTCGCAGGTATCAGCCACTCCCTCCAACATAATTACACAGGCAAACGCATGGGATGAAAACCCTTTCTTCTCTCCCGATGGAAGCAAAATTATTTTTGACCGCAGAGTGGATACGGACGGAGACGGCATCATCACCACTGCCGATGAGCGCGATATTATGATGGCGTATATTCACAGCGGAGGAAATTCCATTACAGTGGACAGCGTGGTGAATGTTACCAAGACATCTAACATTGACGAAGCAAATGCAAAATGGTCGCCCATCATTTCAGTACAGCGCATTGCATACGAGCGCCCGCCCACTCCTACCGCAAACGACCATGATATTTATGTTTGCGACCCGTTTAACTATTCAAGCACCAACACCGATTGGAATAATCCCGGAAGTTCGGGCTATCCTGCATGGTCGCCCGATTGCAGTTTCATGGTGTTTGAAACCAACAGCGGCAATGGCGGCTTCTGGAAAATAGTGCGCAACACATATCCGTCTCAATCGGGAGCATCTGACATTGCGAAAAACTCCGGGCAGGATTACCGCTATCCCACTGTTCTGCCCAACGGAACGTTAGCGGCATACATTCAGCAAACAACTTCCACGAAAGGAAATATTTTTATTGTTTCTGTAAACGGAGGAACTTCCACCGCACTTCTTCCTTCTTCGTGGAACAATTATGATAATGAGTGGCCCGCGTGGTAATTGAATCCTACCAAATACCAATTCATACCAATATACCAATCAAAACAGGCAACAATTAGTACATTAGTACATATTGGTATTTAGTAGGTATAATTATGATTTTCGGAAATCTGTGTAATCTTACTATATTATTCTTCCACTGCTTCAGGTTCCTTCTTCTTTTTGAAAAGATACACCTTTGATTCTTCGCGCCTGAGCAGGCGTTCAATATTTTTCTGGTGAGTAACTAAAAGAATGGCGGGAGTAAAAAGGGAAAATAAAATGAGCGCAGAAGAAGAAACCGGAAATAAAATCATGAGCGAAACAGGGAAACTCATGCCGGCAAGAATGGAACTGAGCGACACAAAATGCGTGGTGAGAAAAATTAAAAAGAAAACTCCGATTCCCACCACCGCGCTCAGCGGATGAATGGCAAGCGTAACTCCGAGCAAAGCCGCCACGCCTTTTCCGCCTTTGAAACTTGCAAACACCGGGAAAATATGCCCGATGATTGCCGCAGCGCCCAGCGTGAGTTCCAAACTGAGAAACTCTTCTCTGCCCAGCATGTCGGCAACAAAATAACTCACCTTCACGGCAAGCCATCCTTTCAGCACATCGAAAAACAAAACGGGCACGCCCGCTCTTTTTCCCAGCACGCGAAAAGTGTTGGTGGCGCCTGCGTTTCCGCTTCCGTGCTGGCGCACATCAACGCCATAAAAGAATTTTCCTATCCATACTGCCGAAGGAATGGAGCCGAGTAAATAAGCGGTGAGCAGAATGAAACTATGCAATGGTATCTGCATGCGATAAAGCGAAGATAAAATATTCTTGGAAATAGAATTTTTCCAAACGATGATATCGCTTGTTTCATTTATTTATCTATATTCGCGTCCCTTTAAAACCGAGTACGCAAACTACTCGCAACTCAACCGTTCCTTATGTTTGCTATGGAACAAAGTCGCACGGACTTAAAGCGTGAAATAAAAAATGGCTGTAGTAAAAGAAAAAGGCACCTATAAAGATATAGAGCCAAACATCCAGTTCGAACAAGTTGACTGGACCACCATCGGAAAAAAACAAGACGCTTACGCGGCTTCCGACAAACAACGTTTCGAAGAACTTTATTCAAAAACAATTTCCAACATCCAGGAACACGAGGTGGTGGAAGGAACCATTATCGCCAAGAACGATAAAGAAGTGCTCGTGCGCATTGGCTACAAATCGGATGGCGTTATTCTCATGAGCGAATTCCGCTACAATCCCAATCTCTCGGTTGGCGATAAAGTGGAAGTGTACATTGACAAGCAGGAAGACAAAGACGGGCAACTCGTGCTCTCTCACAAAAAAGCGCGCATCGTAAAAGGATGGGACCGGATGAATGCCGCGCTTGCTTCGCAGGAAATTGTTCAGGGCTTTATCAAATGCAGAACCAAAGGCGGATTGATTGCCGATGTTTACGGAATTGAATGTTTCCTTCCCGGCTCGCAGATAGATATGAAACCCGTTCGCGATTACGACCAGTACGTAAATAAAATTATGGAACTGAAAGTGGTTAAAATAAACCAGGAGTTCCGCAACGTGGTGGTTTCGCACAAGGCGCTCATCGAAGCCGAAATTGAAGAGCAGAAAAAAGTCATCATCTCCAAAATGGAGAAAGGGCAAGTGCTCGAAGGCACGGTGAAGAACATCACTTCTTACGGTGTGTTCATTGACCTTGGCGGTGTGGACGGATTGATTCACATCACCGATTTGACATGGGAAAGAATCAATCACCCGGATGAAATTGTGAAACTCGATGATAAAATCAATGTGGTGATTCTCGATTTCGATCACGACAAGCGCAGAATTTCTCTCGGCTTGAAACAACTGAAACCGCATCCGTGGGATAAACTCGAAACCGAAATCAAACTCGGAGATAAACTGAAAGGAAAAGTGCGCGCCATTGAAGATTACGGTGCGTTCGTGGAAGTGATGCCGGGCGTGGAAGGATTGATTCACGTATCTGAAATTTCCTGGTCGCAGCATCTTCGCTCTGCAGGAGATTTTCTGAAAGTGGGCGATGAAATTGAAGCCGTGGTTGTAATGCTCGACAAAGAAACGCGCAAAATGTCTCTCAGCATAAAACAAATGACTCCCGACCCGTGGAGCACCATTCTTACTAAATATTCCAAAGGAGAAAAAGTTTCTGCTGTTGCAAAGAACATCACCAACTTCGGAATTTTTGTGGAACTTGAACCGGGAATTGACGGCTTGATTCACGTTTCCGATTTATCGTGGAGCAGAAAATTCAAACATCCTTCTGAATTTGCAAAACTCGGTGATAAAATAGACACTGTTATTCTGGAAGTGGACGCGGAGAACCGCAGAATTTCTCTCGGAGTAAAACAACTCGAAGAAAATCCGTGGGACGCATTCGAATCGGTTTTCAAAATTGATTCAGTTCACAAAGGAACCATCACAAGCATGACCGACAAAGGCGCAGTGGTTGCCCTTCCCTATGGAATTGAAGGGTACGCTCCTAAAAAACATTTGTACAAAGCAGACGGAACCGTAGCGAAAACAGAGGAGCAACTCGATTTCAAAATTCTGGAGTTCAATAAAGAAGGGCGCAAGATTATTGTCTCGCACACGCGCACTCATCAGGCAGCCACCGAAGAACAGCAAAAAACAGAGCGCAAAGATGAAAAAGAATCGGTGAAAAAAGTTCAGGAATCAGTTTCCAAAGCAACGCTGGGCGATTTGGACGAAATGGCGAAGTTGAAAAAAGAAACAGAGAAGGAATAATTTCTTTTTATACTCAAACGATTCCAATATACGAATGATGGTTTGATTTGTATCATTTGTATTTATTCGTTTCATTCGCATGCATTCGTATATTGGCATCGCATAAAATAAAAGTTCGTAAACCTAACTACCTTCGGTATATGAAAACAAAACTCAATTACTTTTTTGCAGCAAGTTCTCTTGCCGCCATTGTCCTTTCCATTTATGCTTTTACAAAACCCGCTGGCGGAGCGCAGGAATTTCTGCAGGTAACTGCCATTGAATCGGTGGTGCCCGGTGGCTTGGGCAGGTCGCGGTTAATCACCATTGGCGAGGATGGAAAAATGGATGAAGTGAAACTCGAAAACTTTTTCAGCATGGTGGGAATCAATTTTGAAAACATCCGCCTGAACGATAAAATGATTACCGATAAATTAGGAGAACTTGCCGCCAAAGGATGGGAACTCAAATTTGTTACCACAGGCGCTTACGGAGCCGATAAAAGCACCGGCATTTATCTTACGCGGTATTTTTTCAGCAGGAACAAGTAGTTTTCAGAACGCCATTCCCATTTCTCTCACGGGCGCCTTCACCCTCACTTTGCTCATTGCCCACTCGTGAAAAGGAATGAGTTCGGGAGAAAGAATGTCCCATCCGTAATCGTTGTAAGAACTTTGAAGTTGCTCAATGCATGAGAATGCTTTGCCGTTCAGTTGTGAATAGTCGAATCCTGATTTTTCAATAAGAGAAAGCAACTTCATAATTGATTCCTGGCGGGAAGAAAATGCAGCTTCTTTATTGTCACGCATGAATTGATAAAGCGATAGCACTTCTGCGCTTGCTTTATCTTCTATTTTATTTTCAATGCAAGCCATAATGTACAGCACCCTTCGGTTAAATTCCCATCCTTCTTTATCGCGCTTTATTTCTTTTTTATATTCAAGCGCTGAAATTGCTTCCGGGTATTTTTCCTGCATGAAAAGAGCGCAGGCGAGCAGGTAATGAAATTTCTCCATTCTGAAACCGCCCGCCTGCTCTTTGCCCATGCCACTGAGCATTTCGCGGGCGCATAATTCGGCTTCCTCGTATCTTTTTAATAAGCAGAGCGAATAAAATTCATATTGTTTGGAAATGGCTTTGTTGTAATGCTTTTCAGGAAAACATTTGAACGAAAAGCACGAATGCTGCAAGGCGTGTTCATATTGCCCCATATAAATTTCACACATTGCCATCTGCGAATGCGCAATTCCTACACGCTGTTTTTTCCTTACGGATTTATTTTCCCTGATTACTTTCAGCAACTCAAGCGCTCTGCTCCTTGCCTGGCTGTAATTTTTTTCATGCAGGCACTTCGCTACTTCCAGCGTACGGAGATAATAGAGCACATAGGGAGAAGAGGTTTGAGAATGAAGGCGCATAAGATGCGGAATCGCTTTTTTGAAAAAGGCATTTACTTTCTTTTTCTTTAACCTGCCTGAAAACTCGTTCACCGCTTTCAGTTCATGAACATAATCGCATGCCTGCACTTGCGCGTTCCAGCATTTTTGAAAGCGCTTCACTTCCGCCTTAAGTTTTTCAGATGCTCTACCTCCTTCGCGCGCGTCTAAAATCCATCTCTTAAGATTAAGGTGATGAATAAGCGTGGGATAATCTTCCAGTTCTTTTGCTTCGCTGATAATTTCCTCCAGCAAATCATTGCATAATTCCATTCCGGGCTTGGAATGAAACAGCAACTGAAACTGGGTGCACTTGCGTTTGAGATTCATCAAAGCAGTATCGGCATCGTCAGCATCTGATTCTTCGTTATTGCATGCCAAATCGGAAATAAGAATATCAAGCGCGCGGTTTTTAAGGCGCAGGTTGATTTGCTTGAGCGCATTCAGATTTGATGAATTATCTGAGCCGTAAATTTCTGCTGCTATGCGGGCGGGAGGTGGCGAATCAGGCGCCTCTCTGAGCAGGCGGGCGAGGGGAAGAATTTTTTCCTCCGACCTGTGGTTGGAGCCGTAGCAGGTGAGATTACTTTCCAGCAGTTGCCATTCTTTGCTGCTGAGAGATTGAATAAGGTCATAATATTTTTTGAACTTTCTCATTCACAACATAACAACCTGAAAGGTTTTCTTATTTTTTTCTGAACCCGTTTGTTTCTCTTTGTACAACAATACAAAGTTAAAAAACAATTTAACAAACACAACAACAAAAAACCAAACCGCGGACTGGTAACCCAACAAAGCGTGACAATCAAAAATAATATTTACCTTTAATCTTAATTATCATGAAAACATTTATTCTCACATTATGTTGCTTCTTAGCAACCATTTTCGTTACTACTGCAACTTTTGCAGGAAATAACGGCAATGAAAAAGGAGCGGCAAAAAAATCTTCCGCTTCTGTGCCTTATAAAATGATTGCAACCAATGCAGTTGCAATTACGCCCACTGATTGCTGCGTACAGGCATGTCCTAAGGGTGCAACATGTCCTATTTCTATACCTTGTAATGGAAGCCATGTTCTTGGACAATCATGTATTGATATGAGCTGTTCTGCTGGCGTTGATTGCCCTACTTCATGGAGTTGGTCGCCTTCCACTTTTTTAAGTTCCACCACAGTTCAACAGCCCACCGCTCACAGATGCGGAGGACAGCAGAATACAACAATTACCTATACCTGCACGGCTTCTGGTTCTACTTGCAATACAGCAAGCAGCACGATTCAGGTAACTTATCAGGGAAGCACCAGTTGCCAATGCGGAGGCAGCCCTCCCCGGTTTTCTGAACAGGGAAATGACAATGTGGAAGTAGTGTCAAATGCGGGAACGGTTACCGTTAATTTCAAAAGCGCAGAAGACAACACCATGATTGAGATTTATGACATGAATGGAAATCTTATCAAGAAGGAATCGGCTGCCGGAAAAACAAATGTTAAGATTGATTTGGGAAGCCAGGTGAAAGGCATGTACTTTGTAAAAGTGCTGCATGGCAATACGCAAATGGTAAGCAAGCAAATCAATATTAAATAAATTTTCTTTCTCCCAATAGGTTTCACTCCTGAAAAAAAACGGGAGTGAAACCCATCAGGAAAAATAACTAAAGAATGAAAAGAACTTTTTATACAATTGCGTTTTTGTTTTGCATTTTCTTTTCACAGAAAAAAATGATTGCCCAGAATATTTTTGACAGATTGGATTTTTATGACACTGCTGTTTCGCCTATTGCCGGGATTGATTTTGCATCTCTTTGCAAAACATCGGATGGCAATCTTGCTTCAGTAATATATGTATTCCATACTAATCCCAAGCGGTATGTTTTATCATTTATAAAATTTACACCGCAGGGAAAATCAGTTTGGCATATAAATTTTAAGGATAGTTTAACAAGTACTAATCCTCCACATCCTAATCCAAACCACAGTTACAGTTCTCCGGTTCATATTACGGAGTTAAAAGACAGCAGTTTTATTTTTGTTACGAATGCTGGCGCCACAGAATTAAACATGCCTAACGGAAAAGATTTTATTATTAAAACGGATAAGAAAGGAAACTTTCAATGGATGAAATATTTTGCGTTTGATTCATTGCTTTCTTCCGCAAATCAAACTTTAATAAATGGCATCATAGCCACCAATGATAACGGGTTTATTTTATTCGGACAGTATAACACAATTTATTTTTATTTCTCCATGAAAATTGATGCGGCAGGGAATATTGTTTGGTTAAAGAAAATGAACAGCAGTGGTTTCACATTAACGGGAACTATTATTCCAACCTACGATGGCGGCTATATGTTATCGGGTTCTTACGGTGGCGCTGCTCCTGTGCCTGCGCTTCTGAAGGTTGATTCATTGGGCAATCCTGTTTTTCTTAAATACTATAGCATTATAACCTGCTCCTCTTGCTGGGTCAGCCATATAATGGCAGAAGTGCCCGGCAACGGATTTATATTTTCGGGCTTAACGGATTATCTTGGTTTTAAAACTCCTTATCTTCTCAGAGTTGATTCAACCGGAACTATTCTCTGGCACAAGGTATATAATGTTACGGGAAATACAACAGACATGGACGTTTATTGTGTTGGCGCGAATAAAAGCAGGGAACTTATTACGATAGGGCGAACTATAGACGCATCAAATACGTGGCATCTGTTTTATTTTGTTACCGACAATGCAGGCGCTGTTAAATGGGCGAGAACCGACCAGCAGATTTACGCTCTCCCTCATTTTATAATTCCGTTCGGCAATGATTTTATTTATGGAGCAGAGAATCAAGCTCCGGGTGGAATTGCGCGTTTGGATAGTTCCTTTAACGGCTTCTGCAATTACACAAGCGTTTCCATGAGCGCTGTTTCTCCGCTTGCAATTCAAAACTCTTATACCCTCAGCACGGCTGCTAATCCTGCAACCCATATAATTCCTTGGCCTTTCAATTTTCAGTTTGATACAATCTTAGCAGATACTATATTGTGTCCCTATATTCCTGTTGCAGTTGCTGAAGAAAATAATAAAGATGATTTTTCCATTTACCCCAACCCCAGCACAGGCAGTTTCACCATTGCAGGAAATAAGGAAATAAGGGAAATAGAGGTTTACAGCGTCCTCGGAGAGAAAATATATTCATCAACCGTAAACAGTAAACTCGAAACCGTAAACCTGAGCGCAGCACCAAAGGTGCAAGCGAGCGGAATTTATTTTCTGCGTATCGGCACAAGCGAAGGAATCATTTCAAAGAAAATAATTATTGCAAGATAAATTGCTGTTGAAGTTTATTTTTTAAATCTGTACATTTGTTGAATGAAAATAAAACTACTTTTTATTTTTTATGGTTTCTTCTGCTATGCTGCTAACGCGCAAGCGCCAATTTGGGATTGGGCAAAACGCGCGGGTGGAACTGATGTGGATGAGGGTTTGAGTTGCTCTACCGATGCAAGCGGGAATATCATTGCAACAGGTTATTTTGTGAGTTCTTCTATCACCTTTGGAGCAACTACTTTAACCAATGCAGGAAATGGTAGTGATATGTTTATTGTGAAATATGCTCCCAACGGAAATGTGCTCTGGGCAAAAAGCGCGGGAGGAACAAATAATGATGAGGGATTGAGTTGCTCTACCGATGCAAGCGGGAATATCATCGCAACAGGTTATTTTGGGAGTTCTTCGATTACCTTCGGAACAACAACTTTAATCAATGATACTACTTCTGGTGTACCTGATATGTTTATTGTGAAATATGACTCCAGCGGAAATGTCCTTTGGGCGAAAAGCGCGGGAGGAACTTCTGATGATGAGGGTCTGGGTTGCTCTACCGATGCAAGCGGGAATATCATCGTAACAGGTAGATTTTTGAGTTCTTCAATGACCTTAGGAACAACTGTTTTAACCAGTACAGGAAATGGCGATATGTTTATTGTGAAATATGACTCCAGCGGAAATGTCCTTTGGGCAAAAAGCGGGCCAGGACCCGATCAATCTGCGGGCGTGAGTTGTTCCACCGATGCAAACGGGAATATCATCGCAACAGGTTATTTTTTCGGTTCCATCATCACCTTCGGAGTAATTACTTTAATCAATTCAAACTATAAGACAGATGATATGTTTATTGTGAAATATGACTCCAGCGGAAATGTACTTTGGGCAAAAAGATCAGGAGGAATGGCTACCGAAATGGGTTTGAGTTGCTCCACCGATGCAAGCGGAAATATATTCGCAGCAGGTTATTTTCAGAGCCAAGCCGACACCTTCGGAACTACAATTTTAACAAACTCAGGGTATCCTTATAAAGATATATTTTTAGTAAAGTATGATTCTTCCGGCAATGTCCTTTGGGCAAAAAGCGCGGCAGGAACTGATGATGATGAGGGTTTGGGTTGCTCTACCGATGCCAACGGCAATATCATTGCAACAGGTTTTTTTTATAGTTCTACAATCACCTTCGGAACAACTACTTTAATCAATGGAACACTCAGTGGCTATGATGATATGTTTATTGTGAAATATGACTCCAGCGGAAATGTGCTCTGGGCTAAAAGCGCGGGGTGGACTGGTAATGATGAGAGTTATAGTTGCTCTATAGATACAAGCGGGAATATATTCGCAACAGGTTATTTTCAGAGTTCTTCCCTTACGTTCGGGACAACTACTTTAACCAATGCAGGAAATGGCGATATGTTTATTGTGAAACTTGGCAGCGTAGCAGGTATTGAAGAAAATAATTTTTCAAATGATATGAATATTTATCCCAACCCCTCCACCGGCATCTTTTCAGTTTCGGGTTTACGGTCTGCGGTTTCTAGTTTAGACATATATAATGTAATGGGAGAAAAAATATATTCATCAACCGTAAACAGTAAACTCGAAACCGTAAACCTGAGCGCAGCACCAAAGGTGCAAGCGAGCGGAATTTATTTTCTGCGTATCGGCACAAGCGAAGGAATCATTTCAAAGAAAATAATTATTGCAAGACCACTTGCTAAATTTATTTTCAAAGCCCGTTTTTTATTTCTACTTTTGTTGTAAAGTTTCTTC
Proteins encoded in this region:
- a CDS encoding PD40 domain-containing protein — protein: MKNISSLLSMHNFIFILKNIFIHLQKNKTMRTNHFLFLLLACAQLFFFTSCEKDPIPCFTMSATTIKVGETLVVSDCSQRAKHQWFDKATPFNYTWDFGDGTTASGLQAGHTYSAPGVFTVMLTVEDKDKDKSATTSQSITVTRPSDISRSGKFIAFTSDKAGGGIYDIWLAQVNSDGSLATSGLMYPQNPYNLTTPYIVNSINKQSNWSADGKMLLFSSAKNLSGSDENIYAFFFNSDGSQVSATPSNIITQANAWDENPFFSPDGSKIIFDRRVDTDGDGIITTADERDIMMAYIHSGGNSITVDSVVNVTKTSNIDEANAKWSPIISVQRIAYERPPTPTANDHDIYVCDPFNYSSTNTDWNNPGSSGYPAWSPDCSFMVFETNSGNGGFWKIVRNTYPSQSGASDIAKNSGQDYRYPTVLPNGTLAAYIQQTTSTKGNIFIVSVNGGTSTALLPSSWNNYDNEWPAW
- the plsY gene encoding glycerol-3-phosphate 1-O-acyltransferase PlsY, whose protein sequence is MQIPLHSFILLTAYLLGSIPSAVWIGKFFYGVDVRQHGSGNAGATNTFRVLGKRAGVPVLFFDVLKGWLAVKVSYFVADMLGREEFLSLELTLGAAAIIGHIFPVFASFKGGKGVAALLGVTLAIHPLSAVVGIGVFFLIFLTTHFVSLSSILAGMSFPVSLMILFPVSSSALILFSLFTPAILLVTHQKNIERLLRREESKVYLFKKKKEPEAVEE
- the rpsA gene encoding 30S ribosomal protein S1; this translates as MAVVKEKGTYKDIEPNIQFEQVDWTTIGKKQDAYAASDKQRFEELYSKTISNIQEHEVVEGTIIAKNDKEVLVRIGYKSDGVILMSEFRYNPNLSVGDKVEVYIDKQEDKDGQLVLSHKKARIVKGWDRMNAALASQEIVQGFIKCRTKGGLIADVYGIECFLPGSQIDMKPVRDYDQYVNKIMELKVVKINQEFRNVVVSHKALIEAEIEEQKKVIISKMEKGQVLEGTVKNITSYGVFIDLGGVDGLIHITDLTWERINHPDEIVKLDDKINVVILDFDHDKRRISLGLKQLKPHPWDKLETEIKLGDKLKGKVRAIEDYGAFVEVMPGVEGLIHVSEISWSQHLRSAGDFLKVGDEIEAVVVMLDKETRKMSLSIKQMTPDPWSTILTKYSKGEKVSAVAKNITNFGIFVELEPGIDGLIHVSDLSWSRKFKHPSEFAKLGDKIDTVILEVDAENRRISLGVKQLEENPWDAFESVFKIDSVHKGTITSMTDKGAVVALPYGIEGYAPKKHLYKADGTVAKTEEQLDFKILEFNKEGRKIIVSHTRTHQAATEEQQKTERKDEKESVKKVQESVSKATLGDLDEMAKLKKETEKE
- a CDS encoding T9SS type A sorting domain-containing protein; the encoded protein is MKTFILTLCCFLATIFVTTATFAGNNGNEKGAAKKSSASVPYKMIATNAVAITPTDCCVQACPKGATCPISIPCNGSHVLGQSCIDMSCSAGVDCPTSWSWSPSTFLSSTTVQQPTAHRCGGQQNTTITYTCTASGSTCNTASSTIQVTYQGSTSCQCGGSPPRFSEQGNDNVEVVSNAGTVTVNFKSAEDNTMIEIYDMNGNLIKKESAAGKTNVKIDLGSQVKGMYFVKVLHGNTQMVSKQINIK
- a CDS encoding T9SS type A sorting domain-containing protein; the encoded protein is MKRTFYTIAFLFCIFFSQKKMIAQNIFDRLDFYDTAVSPIAGIDFASLCKTSDGNLASVIYVFHTNPKRYVLSFIKFTPQGKSVWHINFKDSLTSTNPPHPNPNHSYSSPVHITELKDSSFIFVTNAGATELNMPNGKDFIIKTDKKGNFQWMKYFAFDSLLSSANQTLINGIIATNDNGFILFGQYNTIYFYFSMKIDAAGNIVWLKKMNSSGFTLTGTIIPTYDGGYMLSGSYGGAAPVPALLKVDSLGNPVFLKYYSIITCSSCWVSHIMAEVPGNGFIFSGLTDYLGFKTPYLLRVDSTGTILWHKVYNVTGNTTDMDVYCVGANKSRELITIGRTIDASNTWHLFYFVTDNAGAVKWARTDQQIYALPHFIIPFGNDFIYGAENQAPGGIARLDSSFNGFCNYTSVSMSAVSPLAIQNSYTLSTAANPATHIIPWPFNFQFDTILADTILCPYIPVAVAEENNKDDFSIYPNPSTGSFTIAGNKEIREIEVYSVLGEKIYSSTVNSKLETVNLSAAPKVQASGIYFLRIGTSEGIISKKIIIAR
- a CDS encoding T9SS type A sorting domain-containing protein, encoding MKIKLLFIFYGFFCYAANAQAPIWDWAKRAGGTDVDEGLSCSTDASGNIIATGYFVSSSITFGATTLTNAGNGSDMFIVKYAPNGNVLWAKSAGGTNNDEGLSCSTDASGNIIATGYFGSSSITFGTTTLINDTTSGVPDMFIVKYDSSGNVLWAKSAGGTSDDEGLGCSTDASGNIIVTGRFLSSSMTLGTTVLTSTGNGDMFIVKYDSSGNVLWAKSGPGPDQSAGVSCSTDANGNIIATGYFFGSIITFGVITLINSNYKTDDMFIVKYDSSGNVLWAKRSGGMATEMGLSCSTDASGNIFAAGYFQSQADTFGTTILTNSGYPYKDIFLVKYDSSGNVLWAKSAAGTDDDEGLGCSTDANGNIIATGFFYSSTITFGTTTLINGTLSGYDDMFIVKYDSSGNVLWAKSAGWTGNDESYSCSIDTSGNIFATGYFQSSSLTFGTTTLTNAGNGDMFIVKLGSVAGIEENNFSNDMNIYPNPSTGIFSVSGLRSAVSSLDIYNVMGEKIYSSTVNSKLETVNLSAAPKVQASGIYFLRIGTSEGIISKKIIIARPLAKFIFKARFLFLLLL